From the Nonlabens marinus S1-08 genome, one window contains:
- a CDS encoding carboxypeptidase-like regulatory domain-containing protein — MKDLLTILILLMNYLAFSQVYKGVVLENETPILGATVSVKGTNVITQTDFDGKFEITVPEGFNILLFSLSGYEVVEYELENNAFITVNMQTFRERGIWMSIGSFSDLSFAPYGISISNGQEEQNLMHFESFQEKISLKLAIATDFADNLTYETKFTYYNSLFSKVFFNNSIEYIKKDYSNFQFEAYNLSSNVTSLNFINSLLTTKIGIQSFNNYKGFGGAIGIERHHYNLQLQYGAQLGYWNKYLTYAVYYRMFLINDKLSFIANYDRINRTNFFEAGLLFMFKTSKHKY, encoded by the coding sequence TTGAAGGACTTACTGACCATTCTGATCTTACTAATGAATTACTTAGCTTTTAGTCAAGTATATAAAGGAGTGGTATTAGAAAATGAAACTCCAATTTTAGGCGCTACAGTTTCAGTAAAAGGAACAAACGTAATTACACAAACCGATTTTGATGGTAAATTTGAAATTACGGTTCCTGAAGGTTTCAACATTTTACTCTTTAGTCTTTCAGGCTATGAAGTAGTTGAATATGAACTTGAGAACAATGCGTTCATAACTGTTAATATGCAGACTTTTAGAGAACGTGGAATCTGGATGTCAATTGGTAGTTTTTCAGATTTGAGTTTTGCGCCCTACGGTATTTCAATTAGTAATGGACAAGAAGAGCAGAACCTAATGCACTTTGAAAGTTTCCAGGAGAAAATATCACTAAAATTAGCTATCGCTACTGACTTTGCAGATAACTTGACATATGAAACAAAATTCACCTATTACAATTCATTATTTAGCAAGGTTTTCTTCAACAACTCAATCGAGTACATTAAAAAGGATTATTCTAATTTTCAATTCGAAGCCTATAATCTATCTTCAAATGTTACAAGTCTAAACTTCATAAACTCTTTACTGACGACCAAAATTGGTATTCAAAGTTTCAATAATTATAAAGGTTTTGGCGGAGCGATAGGCATTGAAAGACACCATTACAATTTGCAATTACAGTACGGTGCGCAACTAGGCTACTGGAATAAGTACCTAACTTATGCAGTTTATTATAGAATGTTTCTTATTAATGATAAATTGAGTTTCATTGCGAACTACGATAGAATCAATAGGACTAATTTTTTCGAGGCTGGTCTACTTTTTATGTTCAAAACAAGCAAGCACAAATATTAA
- the nhaC gene encoding Na+/H+ antiporter NhaC yields MESQNINHEDEKIIENRELNIWEALIPVAALIGMLAFNVLVVYGDDALSGSNQFILLLGAAVAAIVGFFNKVSYETMIEEVAQNLKSTTGAILILLMVGALAGTWLISGIIPTMIYYGLDILNPTIFLAACVVICAVISVATGSSWTTSATVGIALIGIAGALDINAGMTAGAVLSGAYFGDKLSPLSDTTNLAPAMAGTDLFTHIKYMTLTTVPTIIITLIVFVILGFTIEHTGKADISSYQSAIDNTFNTSPWLFVVPVLVIAMIVKKVSPLVALLVGTLLAAAAALFFQPDLVLAASGLENWDTVSAYKGIMNAITVDTSIAPITDNVEIGEKLAGLFEAGGMAGMLGTIWLIVCAMVFGGVMDAIGALATISKALLNLFDSVFGLFASTVVSCLAINVTASDQYLAIVVPGKMYAKAYRDKGLAPENLSRTLEDSGTVTSVLIPWNTCGAYQSTTLGVDVVSYLPYAIFNYLSPFMTLLFAAFSIKIKELSGKVVGERQVEL; encoded by the coding sequence ATGGAAAGCCAAAACATTAACCACGAGGACGAAAAAATTATTGAAAACAGAGAATTAAACATTTGGGAAGCCTTGATCCCTGTGGCCGCTCTTATAGGCATGCTTGCCTTTAATGTTTTAGTGGTGTATGGCGATGATGCCTTATCTGGATCTAACCAATTTATCCTCTTACTAGGTGCAGCGGTGGCTGCGATTGTTGGCTTTTTTAATAAGGTCTCTTATGAAACCATGATTGAAGAAGTCGCCCAAAACTTAAAATCGACTACTGGTGCCATCCTTATCTTATTAATGGTAGGTGCACTGGCTGGTACGTGGCTCATAAGCGGGATCATTCCCACCATGATTTACTATGGGCTTGACATTTTGAACCCGACCATTTTTCTAGCTGCTTGTGTGGTTATTTGTGCGGTCATCTCCGTTGCAACAGGAAGCAGCTGGACGACCAGCGCAACTGTGGGTATTGCACTAATAGGTATTGCTGGAGCACTAGACATTAATGCTGGGATGACTGCGGGTGCGGTCTTGAGTGGGGCTTATTTTGGCGATAAGCTATCACCGTTAAGTGATACCACAAATCTTGCTCCTGCCATGGCGGGAACTGATTTGTTTACGCACATCAAATACATGACGCTTACCACAGTACCGACCATCATTATTACGCTGATTGTTTTTGTGATTCTAGGTTTCACCATAGAGCATACCGGTAAAGCAGATATTTCCTCTTACCAAAGCGCAATTGACAATACGTTCAATACCTCACCTTGGCTATTTGTAGTTCCTGTTCTAGTTATTGCTATGATTGTGAAGAAAGTATCGCCTCTAGTAGCTTTACTAGTCGGGACCTTGTTAGCGGCTGCCGCTGCTTTATTTTTCCAACCAGATTTAGTTCTTGCTGCTAGTGGGTTAGAGAATTGGGATACGGTTTCTGCTTATAAAGGCATCATGAACGCTATTACTGTGGACACCTCCATAGCTCCTATCACAGATAATGTGGAAATAGGCGAAAAGCTTGCCGGGTTATTTGAAGCAGGTGGAATGGCAGGAATGTTAGGAACCATCTGGCTCATCGTTTGCGCTATGGTTTTCGGCGGTGTGATGGATGCGATAGGGGCACTAGCTACTATCAGTAAGGCCCTATTGAATTTATTTGATTCGGTTTTTGGATTGTTTGCAAGTACGGTGGTGAGTTGTCTCGCCATTAACGTGACGGCTAGTGATCAATATCTAGCGATCGTAGTTCCAGGAAAAATGTATGCTAAAGCCTATAGAGATAAAGGGCTAGCACCAGAAAACTTGTCTAGAACTCTGGAAGATTCTGGTACTGTAACTTCCGTACTGATCCCTTGGAATACTTGTGGAGCGTATCAAAGCACCACATTAGGTGTTGACGTGGTCTCTTATTTACCTTATGCGATTTTTAATTACCTATCGCCATTTATGACCTTACTGTTTGCGGCGTTTAGCATTAAGATTAAGGAACTTTCTGGGAAGGTAGTTGGTGAGAGGCAGGTGGAGCTGTAG
- a CDS encoding cupin domain-containing protein: MPTIYRNPITKEKATLLATSRSTDGTYTYIEVELQPGGGNPVHYHQQFTEEFEPIEGILGVHYLGKELRLTPGEKFKVPIRHNHRFYNPNDVPIVFRARLEPGQPGFENFMAVLFGLVSDGKTFGPNQIPYNPFYAVLLLEWGDTQVDSLLFKLLRPLMRVAVTLSRKLGYEKKLLETYVRHE, translated from the coding sequence ATGCCAACTATCTATAGGAATCCCATTACTAAAGAAAAAGCAACGCTACTCGCTACCAGCCGAAGCACGGATGGCACTTACACATATATAGAAGTAGAGCTACAACCTGGAGGTGGTAACCCTGTGCATTACCACCAGCAGTTCACGGAAGAATTTGAGCCTATTGAGGGAATATTAGGAGTTCACTATCTAGGAAAAGAACTACGCCTGACACCAGGAGAGAAATTCAAAGTACCCATCAGGCACAACCACCGATTTTACAATCCTAATGACGTGCCGATCGTTTTTCGCGCGCGATTAGAACCTGGTCAACCCGGTTTTGAGAACTTTATGGCCGTACTTTTTGGGTTGGTAAGTGATGGAAAAACATTTGGTCCAAATCAAATTCCGTATAATCCTTTTTATGCCGTACTCTTATTGGAATGGGGTGATACACAAGTGGACTCCTTGTTATTCAAATTGTTGCGTCCTTTGATGCGGGTGGCAGTTACGCTTTCGCGAAAGCTAGGATATGAGAAAAAACTGCTAGAAACCTATGTAAGGCACGAATAG
- the trxB gene encoding thioredoxin-disulfide reductase — protein MSEQIERIKCLIIGSGPAGYTAAIYAARADMHPIMYTGMEPGGQLTTTTEVDNFPGYPDGIDGPAMMVDLQKQAERFGTEVRFGMVTAVEFSNERGGIHKVTVDGKTNLEANTVIISTGASAKYLGLESEQRLRGGGVSACAVCDGFFYKNQDVAIVGAGDTAAEEASYLAKICKSVTMLVRKDYMKASKAMQHRVHSLKNIEVLYNSEVDEVLGDNVVEGLRIVNNETGNKHDIEITGLFIAIGHKPNTDIFKGQLDMGADGYLKTTPGTTKTNLPGVFASGDVQDKIYRQAVTAAGSGCMAALDAERYLADIGVVAEVKAGDYSIE, from the coding sequence ATGTCAGAGCAAATAGAACGAATAAAGTGTTTGATTATCGGGTCAGGACCCGCAGGATATACCGCAGCTATATATGCAGCACGTGCAGATATGCACCCTATCATGTACACAGGGATGGAACCTGGTGGACAATTAACTACAACGACAGAGGTGGATAATTTTCCTGGATATCCAGACGGTATCGATGGACCAGCGATGATGGTAGATTTACAAAAACAAGCGGAACGTTTTGGTACTGAAGTTCGATTTGGTATGGTAACGGCTGTAGAGTTTTCTAATGAAAGAGGTGGAATTCACAAAGTGACTGTCGACGGTAAAACAAACCTAGAAGCAAATACGGTAATTATTTCTACAGGAGCATCTGCAAAATATTTAGGATTAGAGAGTGAGCAACGTTTGCGCGGTGGTGGTGTAAGTGCTTGTGCAGTATGTGATGGTTTTTTCTATAAAAATCAAGATGTAGCTATTGTTGGAGCAGGAGATACGGCTGCAGAGGAAGCATCATACCTAGCCAAAATATGTAAAAGCGTTACGATGCTTGTCCGTAAAGATTATATGAAAGCTTCTAAAGCCATGCAACACCGGGTACATAGCCTAAAAAACATTGAGGTGCTTTATAACAGCGAGGTGGATGAGGTGCTAGGTGATAATGTAGTAGAAGGTTTGCGCATCGTGAATAATGAAACTGGAAACAAACATGACATCGAGATCACAGGATTGTTTATCGCTATAGGTCACAAACCTAACACAGACATCTTCAAAGGACAGCTGGATATGGGTGCTGATGGATATTTGAAAACCACACCAGGAACTACTAAAACTAATTTACCAGGTGTGTTTGCCAGTGGTGATGTCCAGGATAAAATCTACCGTCAAGCAGTCACTGCTGCTGGATCTGGTTGTATGGCGGCTCTAGATGCAGAACGTTATCTTGCCGACATAGGCGTGGTGGCAGAGGTGAAGGCTGGAGACTATAGTATTGAGTAA
- a CDS encoding GIN domain-containing protein: protein MKNIGIVTVLLLSFAFAKAQKVKGNRDVTTRIIELTEFQEVSIGEDFEVSLAEGPEPKVDIATDSNLHQYINVDVIGGILTVKTSADIRRSKRMKITVIYTPGMNKITAFEDAEISTVTNLRMDNLQVNVKDDAKVFLTGRVNNLTFNGMADSRSECNLSGDTAQFNLTGSSDTKALVMYKQIDFMMTDRAAARMEGDADDSSMVLEGKCSLTAEKLDLKDLKLNIKKDAEATVNVSNNIELRASGDSKTTLYNSAKIDMVEFAGKAALMKG from the coding sequence ATGAAAAATATAGGAATAGTAACAGTCCTTTTATTGAGTTTCGCTTTCGCGAAAGCGCAAAAAGTAAAAGGCAACCGAGATGTCACTACAAGAATTATTGAATTAACAGAATTCCAAGAAGTCAGCATAGGAGAAGATTTTGAGGTATCCCTTGCTGAAGGGCCAGAACCCAAAGTGGATATCGCAACTGACTCTAATTTACACCAGTATATCAATGTTGACGTAATAGGTGGGATTCTTACGGTAAAAACATCGGCAGATATCAGACGCAGCAAACGCATGAAAATAACTGTGATTTATACGCCTGGAATGAATAAAATCACAGCCTTTGAGGATGCTGAAATCTCTACCGTGACAAATTTGAGAATGGACAACTTACAAGTTAATGTAAAAGACGATGCTAAGGTGTTTCTAACTGGACGTGTCAATAACTTGACTTTTAATGGAATGGCAGACTCCAGGTCAGAATGTAATTTGAGTGGTGATACTGCACAATTCAACTTGACTGGTTCTTCTGACACGAAAGCTTTAGTAATGTACAAACAAATTGACTTTATGATGACAGATCGTGCCGCGGCACGTATGGAAGGAGATGCAGACGATTCCAGTATGGTACTGGAAGGAAAGTGTAGTCTGACCGCTGAAAAATTGGACCTTAAAGATCTTAAGCTGAACATCAAAAAAGACGCTGAAGCTACCGTAAACGTATCTAACAATATAGAACTGAGAGCCTCTGGGGATTCTAAGACAACACTTTACAACAGCGCCAAAATTGACATGGTAGAGTTTGCTGGCAAGGCTGCTTTGATGAAGGGATAA
- a CDS encoding PspC domain-containing protein: MNKTININLAGLFFHIDEDAYQRLQRYLAAVRRSFAGTTGADEIMSDIESRIAELFLEKRANDQQVISIGHVEAVIDIMGQPEDYEVDEEIFNESESKAKRPAYAMRSKQLFRDTQNGYIGGVSSGLGYYLGIDTVWVRVLWIVTLFLTSGFSFFIYLILWIFVPDAVTTNQRLTMMGKEVNISNIEENFKSGFEPVVDGKTDADYRIVGQKGKRGTVRFFSVLGRIIKGILKAIVKIFGLLLFLVSTIALVALIVSTITASFINIDGYSLLNIFDLVVPSEFASFWLILAIILTAGIPLFLLAVLGLRLLVSNLKALGSKVYISLAAVWIVAVIALSIMIGRIAASQAIDATVQKTEKFSVDKEKVFSLELTDSGNQGRYNSNRRAFQIDFDKVNGVEMIRYYETKFAIGSTTDSVARVEILYKGKGSSFEQAKERAKAIQFEYKLTDSSFVASDYFTLPKDSRFIDPDIEVMIYLPEATKARFNERFGERYRSWISNDAFNLGNNNEYTYQIKDGKAVCLDCPVIEEVKEVEEISNDSITQPSVPVEENDGDWKYDGNDGVSQNDAVQSKEDEGWVTTKTDVKTIAWNSKKEQP; encoded by the coding sequence ATGAACAAGACCATCAACATCAACCTCGCTGGGCTGTTCTTCCACATAGACGAAGATGCCTATCAACGCTTACAGCGTTATCTGGCTGCGGTACGCAGGTCCTTTGCAGGAACTACTGGCGCTGACGAGATCATGAGCGATATAGAATCCAGAATTGCAGAGCTTTTCCTAGAAAAGCGTGCTAACGATCAACAAGTCATATCCATAGGACATGTAGAAGCCGTGATAGACATCATGGGCCAACCAGAAGATTATGAAGTAGACGAAGAGATCTTCAACGAGTCCGAATCTAAAGCTAAGCGCCCTGCTTATGCTATGAGAAGCAAGCAATTATTTAGAGATACACAAAACGGTTATATAGGTGGTGTAAGTTCTGGATTGGGCTATTACTTAGGGATTGACACTGTTTGGGTTCGCGTTTTATGGATCGTTACTTTGTTCTTGACCTCTGGCTTTTCCTTCTTTATCTATTTGATCTTATGGATTTTTGTTCCAGATGCGGTAACAACAAACCAACGTTTGACCATGATGGGCAAAGAAGTGAACATATCTAATATTGAAGAGAACTTCAAGTCGGGTTTTGAACCAGTAGTCGACGGGAAGACCGACGCCGACTACCGTATCGTAGGTCAAAAGGGAAAAAGAGGTACCGTTCGTTTCTTCAGTGTACTGGGCAGAATCATAAAGGGAATTTTAAAAGCCATAGTCAAAATATTTGGACTTTTGCTCTTCTTGGTTTCAACCATTGCCCTAGTTGCCTTGATTGTCTCTACTATTACAGCAAGTTTTATCAATATAGACGGTTACAGCCTGCTCAATATATTTGATCTGGTAGTACCTTCTGAATTTGCAAGCTTTTGGCTCATACTAGCCATTATATTGACAGCGGGAATACCCTTGTTCTTGTTGGCCGTGCTGGGTCTTAGGCTCTTAGTAAGTAACTTGAAAGCTTTAGGTTCTAAAGTTTACATTTCGCTAGCAGCGGTTTGGATTGTTGCTGTCATTGCTTTGAGTATCATGATAGGTAGAATTGCAGCGAGCCAGGCGATCGACGCGACCGTCCAAAAAACAGAGAAATTTAGTGTTGATAAGGAAAAGGTGTTTTCATTAGAATTAACCGATTCTGGAAATCAAGGCCGTTATAATAGTAATCGACGAGCGTTTCAAATTGATTTTGACAAGGTCAATGGTGTAGAGATGATCAGGTACTACGAAACTAAGTTTGCTATAGGCTCAACCACAGATTCTGTGGCTAGAGTAGAAATCCTATATAAAGGAAAAGGCTCCAGCTTTGAACAAGCCAAGGAACGCGCAAAAGCAATTCAATTTGAATACAAGTTGACAGACTCTTCCTTTGTAGCTTCGGATTATTTCACGCTGCCTAAGGATAGTAGATTTATCGATCCAGATATTGAGGTGATGATCTATCTACCAGAAGCTACTAAAGCTAGATTCAATGAACGATTCGGCGAGCGTTATAGATCCTGGATAAGCAACGATGCCTTCAACCTGGGTAATAACAATGAGTATACCTACCAGATCAAAGACGGTAAAGCAGTATGTCTGGATTGTCCCGTGATAGAAGAGGTGAAAGAAGTCGAGGAAATTTCAAACGACAGCATCACGCAACCCAGTGTTCCAGTAGAAGAAAATGATGGAGATTGGAAATATGATGGTAACGATGGAGTTTCTCAAAATGATGCGGTACAATCAAAAGAGGATGAAGGATGGGTCACCACAAAAACAGATGTAAAAACTATCGCATGGAACTCTAAAAAGGAACAGCCATGA
- a CDS encoding PadR family transcriptional regulator: MKIENTKAQMRKGVLEYCILSILKEEDAYVAEILETLKDAKLLVVEGTIYPLLTRLKNAGLLNYRWEESTGGPPRKYYGLTETGKIFLTELSSTWDDLKNAVNLVTKPKTQTS, translated from the coding sequence ATGAAGATAGAAAACACAAAGGCGCAAATGCGCAAAGGCGTACTGGAGTACTGCATTCTATCCATTCTTAAGGAAGAAGATGCCTATGTGGCAGAGATCCTTGAGACTTTGAAAGATGCTAAACTCCTGGTAGTGGAAGGAACGATCTATCCACTGCTCACCAGACTTAAAAATGCCGGACTCCTTAATTATAGATGGGAAGAAAGCACGGGCGGGCCACCTCGTAAATACTATGGCCTGACTGAAACAGGGAAAATTTTCCTGACAGAACTTTCCAGCACATGGGATGATCTTAAAAATGCCGTAAACCTAGTTACCAAACCTAAAACTCAAACATCATGA
- a CDS encoding DUF4870 domain-containing protein — protein MEKQNQFNHRNIAMGIHLATFGKWLFPLGNFILPILLWMVNSKKSDFIDRHGKQAINFQLSITLWTVILAFIGGGIIIGSMISGGPTLWEQMDGHYFPFAEDMGIFSTIVASGIICGTLILALAIVDLVCTIKAAMKAHEGEMYHYPLTINFIPDHSEKETTNTD, from the coding sequence ATGGAAAAACAAAACCAATTCAACCATCGCAATATTGCCATGGGAATACATTTAGCCACATTTGGAAAGTGGTTGTTTCCTCTTGGAAATTTTATCCTCCCCATTTTATTGTGGATGGTCAATTCTAAGAAGTCGGATTTTATCGATAGGCACGGGAAACAGGCTATCAACTTTCAATTGAGCATCACCTTATGGACGGTTATTCTCGCGTTCATTGGTGGCGGTATCATTATAGGCAGTATGATATCAGGCGGGCCAACCCTATGGGAGCAAATGGATGGCCATTATTTCCCGTTTGCGGAAGACATGGGAATCTTTTCTACCATTGTCGCTAGTGGTATTATTTGTGGAACCTTGATACTGGCACTTGCTATTGTAGATCTTGTGTGTACCATCAAGGCTGCCATGAAAGCACATGAAGGTGAAATGTATCATTACCCACTAACCATCAATTTTATTCCTGACCATAGCGAGAAGGAAACTACTAATACAGACTAA
- a CDS encoding DUF4442 domain-containing protein — protein MASITPFNINTFVFFKLPSCWWSGVRVKEITPEQCVVSVKHRWFNQNPFNSMYFAVQAMAAELSTGALVMSAIKNSNAKVSMLVANNEATFTKKATGRITFTCNDGEAITAAIQKTVTTGEGQTLWMESSGFNEEGIQVSKFRFEWTVKRKG, from the coding sequence ATGGCAAGTATTACACCTTTCAATATCAACACCTTTGTATTTTTCAAATTACCCAGTTGTTGGTGGAGCGGTGTTCGCGTTAAAGAAATTACACCAGAGCAATGCGTGGTAAGCGTTAAACACCGTTGGTTCAATCAAAATCCTTTCAACAGCATGTATTTTGCCGTGCAAGCAATGGCAGCAGAACTTTCAACGGGTGCTTTAGTCATGTCTGCCATCAAGAATTCCAATGCTAAAGTCAGCATGCTGGTGGCTAATAACGAAGCTACGTTTACTAAAAAGGCCACGGGTCGCATCACATTTACCTGCAATGATGGGGAAGCCATTACAGCTGCAATTCAAAAAACTGTAACTACTGGTGAAGGTCAAACCCTATGGATGGAATCCAGCGGTTTTAATGAAGAGGGGATTCAGGTGAGCAAATTTCGTTTTGAGTGGACGGTAAAACGTAAAGGTTGA
- a CDS encoding o-succinylbenzoate synthase, which produces MKATFQKYTLEFKQPAGTSRGVLHTKDTYYLILDNGTEKGIGECNLFKGLSSDDRPGYEEKLQWVCDHIGMKPAQMMEALQDWPSILFGYEMAMQSLQSADPFTLFPSPFTESQDSIPINGLVWMGDQKFMMTQLEEKLASGFDCIKLKIGAIDFDAEMELLKSIRSRFRESEVTIRVDANGAFKPSEVLSKLDEISKYKVHSIEQPIKAGQWQEMAQLCEKTPLPIALDEELIGIYQPEEREQCLETIRPQYIILKPALVGGFANSRAWINLATERSIGWWMTSALESNVGLNAIAQFTYTLGVKMPQGLGTGGLYTNNIESPLEIKKGSLYCNDTAGWKTNLLNQ; this is translated from the coding sequence ATGAAAGCAACCTTCCAGAAATATACGTTAGAATTCAAACAACCCGCAGGAACTTCTCGTGGTGTACTCCATACTAAAGACACCTACTATTTAATCCTTGATAATGGAACAGAGAAAGGAATAGGGGAGTGCAACTTGTTCAAAGGCTTGTCCAGTGACGACCGGCCCGGTTATGAAGAGAAGTTGCAATGGGTTTGCGACCATATAGGAATGAAACCAGCCCAAATGATGGAAGCGCTACAAGACTGGCCTTCCATTCTTTTTGGCTATGAAATGGCCATGCAATCCCTACAATCGGCTGATCCGTTTACTTTATTCCCATCACCTTTTACAGAGTCTCAAGACTCAATTCCTATCAATGGTTTAGTCTGGATGGGTGATCAAAAATTCATGATGACCCAGTTAGAAGAGAAATTGGCTTCTGGTTTTGATTGTATCAAATTGAAGATAGGCGCGATCGACTTTGATGCTGAGATGGAGCTGTTGAAGTCGATACGATCTCGCTTTCGCGAAAGCGAAGTCACCATAAGAGTCGATGCAAACGGCGCTTTCAAACCGTCAGAAGTTCTATCCAAGCTTGATGAGATTTCAAAATATAAGGTGCATAGCATTGAACAACCCATTAAGGCAGGACAATGGCAAGAAATGGCGCAATTATGCGAGAAGACTCCTTTACCCATTGCACTGGATGAAGAGTTAATTGGGATATATCAGCCTGAAGAGCGCGAACAATGCCTGGAAACTATAAGACCTCAATACATTATACTGAAACCGGCGTTGGTAGGAGGTTTCGCTAATTCCAGAGCATGGATCAATCTAGCGACAGAGCGCAGTATAGGCTGGTGGATGACCAGTGCGCTGGAATCTAATGTAGGTTTAAATGCCATAGCACAATTCACCTATACATTAGGAGTTAAAATGCCTCAGGGCCTAGGAACTGGTGGCTTATACACTAATAACATAGAATCGCCATTAGAAATTAAGAAGGGAAGCTTGTACTGTAACGATACAGCTGGCTGGAAGACTAACCTTCTAAATCAATAA
- a CDS encoding CPBP family intramembrane glutamic endopeptidase: protein MFIKRAANAQNEAWRWLLGLLVIFLGCQLLGAIPFTIAIAAKAVSDGNIAVLSDQSALMSYLPSNVTFFFLMFTFVIGTVVWWLWVKYVHKLTWTQATTSRAKFDWSRTWFAFGIVGITSIITTVAGYYLMPEDYLWNFDPVNFGILFVLAIILVPIQTTWEELYFRSYMMQGVGLMAKNRAVPFILTSVVFGMMHIFNPEIGKLGYTVMFWYIGTGFLLGLFTLMDEGTELAIGFHAANNLFIALLVTADWTAFQTESLLIDISDPEVNFTTFIPLLVYYPLLVLLFAWKYKWKNWNQRLFGKIELPLQTEADDSTFENP from the coding sequence ATGTTTATTAAAAGAGCTGCTAATGCACAGAATGAAGCCTGGCGTTGGCTATTAGGCTTGTTAGTAATCTTTCTTGGATGTCAATTATTAGGAGCCATTCCCTTTACTATAGCTATTGCAGCTAAAGCTGTTAGTGACGGCAATATAGCGGTGTTGAGTGATCAATCTGCTTTGATGTCCTATTTACCTTCTAACGTTACTTTTTTCTTTTTGATGTTTACGTTTGTGATAGGTACCGTTGTATGGTGGTTATGGGTGAAGTATGTACATAAACTTACCTGGACCCAAGCGACCACCAGTAGAGCAAAATTTGACTGGAGTCGTACCTGGTTTGCATTTGGAATTGTTGGGATTACCTCAATCATCACAACGGTCGCAGGATATTATCTAATGCCAGAAGATTACCTATGGAATTTTGATCCAGTTAACTTTGGGATCTTGTTTGTATTAGCGATTATTTTAGTGCCTATACAGACGACTTGGGAGGAGTTGTACTTCCGTAGTTATATGATGCAGGGAGTAGGATTGATGGCAAAAAATAGGGCAGTACCTTTCATATTGACTTCGGTGGTTTTTGGGATGATGCACATTTTTAATCCTGAAATAGGAAAGCTGGGCTACACTGTTATGTTTTGGTACATTGGAACTGGATTTCTATTAGGACTTTTCACTTTGATGGATGAAGGAACGGAACTGGCGATAGGTTTTCATGCAGCAAATAACTTGTTTATTGCGTTGCTTGTCACAGCAGACTGGACCGCTTTTCAAACCGAATCACTGTTGATTGATATTTCAGATCCTGAAGTGAATTTTACCACATTTATTCCTCTATTGGTTTATTATCCGCTCCTAGTTCTTTTATTTGCATGGAAGTATAAGTGGAAGAATTGGAACCAACGATTGTTCGGTAAGATCGAGTTGCCACTCCAGACGGAAGCCGACGACTCCACATTCGAAAATCCTTAA